The following are encoded together in the Microterricola viridarii genome:
- a CDS encoding multifunctional oxoglutarate decarboxylase/oxoglutarate dehydrogenase thiamine pyrophosphate-binding subunit/dihydrolipoyllysine-residue succinyltransferase subunit: MSSQLTGSGSDETTSEEFGANEWLVDEMYERFLVDKNSVDQSWWPVFENYTPQAPDAAAPAAPAATAAPITAPIPTIGSQPAAKTTSVAPKPEPVPADAPITTPQPIVAGEQAERPDEVVPLRGMAKTLAVNMDASLTVPTATSVRTIPAKLMIDNRIVINNHLQRARGGKISFTHMIGWALIQALKVFPSQNVYYSEVDGKPSVVKPAHVGLGIAIDIPKPDGSRALLVPAIKRADTMTFSEYLAAYEDLVRRARGNKLTADDFSGASISLTNPGGIGTVHSVPRLMKGAGCIIGAGALEYPAEFQGSSEKTLAGLAIGKTITLTSTYDHRVIQGAGSGEFLKIVHELLTGKRTFYSDIFSALRIPYAPIEWAPDISVDLASAVDKTARVQELINSFRVRGHLMADIDPLEYVQRSHPDLDIATHGLTFWDLDREFVTGGFGERRSAPLRDILGVLRDSYCRTTGIEYMHIQDPEQRRWVQSKVERKYEKPTHDEQLRILGKLNEAEAFETFLQTKYVGQKRFSLEGGESTIALLDAVLAGAAEAGLDEAAIGMAHRGRLNVLTNIAGKTYGQVFQEFEGTASNKNVQGSGDVKYHLGTEGVFRSSTGAQIPVYLAANPSHLEAVDGVLEGIVRAKQDRKPIGTFSTLPILIHGDAAMAGQGVVLETLQMSQLRAYRTGGTIHVVVNNQVGFTTPPGEARSSVYSTDVAKTIQAPIFHVNGDDPEAVVRVAELAFEYRQEFKRDVVIDLICYRRRGHNEGDDPSMTQPLMYNLIEAKRSVRKLYTEALVGRGDITEEEYEASHRDFQDRLERAFMETHAAQTGSMTVINPLGTGDADSDDAIGVPETTGVSEAVVHLIGDAFNNKPAGFTVHNKLQQLLQKRLDMSRNGNIDWGFGELLALGSLLLEGTPVRFAGQDARRGTFVQRHAVLHDRVNGQEWLPLANLSESQARFWIYDTLLSEYAAMGFEYGYSVERADALVLWEAQFGDFANGAQTIIDEFIASAEQKWGQRSSVVLLLPHGYEGQGPDHSSARIERFLQLCAENNMTVARPSTPASYFHLLRRQAYQRPRRPLVVFTPKAMLRLRGASSAVSDFTTGAFEPVIDDVRITDKAAVKRVLFMAGKIYYDLRSELEKNPNPEIALVRLEQFYPLPAAELKDVVSEYPNAELYWVQDEPENQGAWPFFCLETAKLGHRPVGVVSRPASASPAAGSAKRHAAEQAELLRTALTLD; encoded by the coding sequence GTGTCGAGCCAGTTGACCGGGTCGGGTTCCGACGAAACAACGTCGGAAGAATTTGGAGCCAATGAATGGCTCGTCGACGAAATGTACGAGAGATTCCTCGTTGACAAGAACTCCGTCGACCAGTCGTGGTGGCCGGTCTTCGAGAACTACACCCCGCAGGCGCCGGATGCCGCAGCGCCAGCGGCCCCCGCCGCGACCGCGGCACCGATCACCGCGCCGATCCCCACCATCGGCAGCCAGCCGGCGGCGAAGACCACCTCGGTCGCGCCGAAGCCGGAGCCGGTGCCCGCCGACGCGCCCATCACCACGCCGCAGCCCATCGTGGCCGGCGAGCAGGCTGAGCGCCCGGACGAGGTCGTTCCGCTGCGCGGCATGGCCAAGACGCTCGCCGTCAACATGGACGCCAGCCTGACCGTGCCCACCGCGACCAGCGTGCGCACCATCCCGGCGAAGCTGATGATCGACAACCGCATCGTCATCAACAACCACCTGCAGCGTGCCCGCGGTGGCAAGATCTCCTTCACCCACATGATCGGCTGGGCCCTGATCCAGGCGCTCAAGGTGTTCCCCAGCCAGAACGTCTACTACAGCGAGGTCGACGGCAAGCCCTCCGTCGTCAAGCCGGCCCACGTTGGCCTCGGCATCGCCATCGACATCCCCAAGCCCGATGGATCGCGCGCCCTGCTGGTGCCCGCGATCAAGCGTGCAGACACGATGACCTTCAGCGAGTACCTCGCCGCATACGAGGACCTCGTCCGCCGCGCCCGCGGCAACAAGCTCACCGCCGATGACTTCAGCGGTGCCTCGATCTCGCTCACCAACCCGGGCGGCATCGGCACCGTGCACTCCGTGCCCCGCCTGATGAAGGGCGCTGGCTGCATCATCGGCGCCGGCGCGCTCGAGTACCCGGCCGAGTTCCAGGGCTCCAGCGAGAAGACGCTTGCCGGGCTCGCCATCGGCAAGACCATCACGCTCACCAGCACCTACGACCACCGCGTCATCCAGGGTGCTGGCTCGGGCGAGTTCCTGAAGATCGTGCACGAGCTGCTCACCGGCAAGCGCACCTTCTACTCCGACATCTTCTCCGCGCTGCGCATCCCGTACGCCCCGATCGAGTGGGCGCCCGACATCAGCGTCGACCTGGCCAGCGCCGTCGACAAGACGGCCCGCGTGCAGGAGCTGATCAACTCGTTCCGCGTGCGCGGCCATCTGATGGCCGACATCGACCCGCTCGAGTACGTGCAGCGCTCACACCCCGACCTCGACATCGCCACCCACGGCCTCACCTTCTGGGACCTGGACCGCGAGTTCGTCACCGGCGGCTTCGGCGAGCGTCGCTCCGCCCCGCTGCGCGACATCCTCGGCGTGCTGCGCGACTCCTACTGCCGCACCACTGGCATCGAGTACATGCACATCCAGGACCCTGAGCAGCGCCGTTGGGTGCAGTCCAAGGTGGAGCGCAAGTACGAGAAGCCCACGCACGACGAGCAGCTGCGCATCCTCGGCAAGCTCAACGAGGCCGAGGCCTTCGAGACCTTCCTGCAGACCAAGTACGTCGGCCAGAAGCGCTTCAGCCTGGAGGGCGGCGAGTCCACCATCGCCCTGCTCGACGCAGTGCTCGCCGGCGCGGCCGAGGCCGGCCTGGACGAGGCAGCGATCGGCATGGCCCACCGCGGCCGCCTGAACGTGCTCACCAACATCGCAGGCAAGACCTACGGCCAGGTGTTCCAGGAGTTCGAAGGCACCGCCAGCAACAAGAACGTGCAGGGCTCTGGCGACGTCAAGTACCACCTCGGCACCGAGGGCGTCTTCCGCAGCAGCACCGGCGCGCAGATCCCCGTCTACCTCGCTGCGAACCCCTCCCACCTCGAGGCCGTCGACGGCGTGCTCGAGGGCATCGTCCGCGCCAAGCAGGACCGCAAGCCCATCGGCACGTTCTCGACGCTGCCCATCCTCATCCACGGTGACGCGGCTATGGCCGGCCAGGGTGTCGTGCTCGAGACCCTGCAGATGTCGCAGCTGCGTGCATACCGCACCGGCGGCACCATCCACGTGGTCGTGAACAACCAGGTCGGCTTCACCACTCCCCCCGGTGAGGCCCGCAGCTCCGTCTACTCGACGGATGTCGCCAAGACCATCCAGGCGCCGATCTTCCACGTGAACGGCGACGACCCCGAGGCCGTCGTCCGCGTGGCCGAGCTCGCCTTCGAGTACCGCCAGGAATTCAAGCGCGATGTCGTCATCGACCTCATCTGCTACCGCCGACGCGGCCACAACGAGGGCGATGACCCCTCGATGACGCAGCCCCTGATGTACAACCTGATCGAAGCCAAGCGCTCGGTGCGCAAGCTCTACACCGAAGCCCTCGTCGGCCGTGGCGACATCACCGAGGAAGAGTACGAGGCGTCGCACCGCGACTTCCAGGACCGCCTCGAGCGCGCCTTCATGGAGACCCACGCGGCACAGACCGGTTCGATGACCGTCATCAACCCGCTGGGCACCGGCGACGCAGACAGCGACGACGCGATCGGCGTGCCGGAGACCACCGGTGTCAGCGAGGCCGTGGTTCACCTGATTGGCGACGCGTTCAACAACAAGCCGGCCGGTTTCACCGTGCACAACAAGCTGCAGCAGCTGCTGCAGAAGCGCCTCGACATGAGCCGCAACGGCAACATCGACTGGGGCTTCGGCGAGCTGCTCGCCCTCGGCTCGCTGCTGCTGGAGGGCACCCCGGTGCGCTTCGCCGGCCAGGATGCCCGCCGCGGCACCTTCGTTCAGCGCCACGCCGTGCTGCACGACCGGGTGAACGGCCAGGAGTGGCTGCCGCTGGCGAACCTGAGCGAGAGCCAGGCCCGCTTCTGGATCTACGACACGCTGCTCAGCGAGTACGCGGCGATGGGCTTCGAGTACGGCTACTCGGTGGAGCGCGCGGACGCCCTCGTGCTCTGGGAGGCCCAGTTCGGCGACTTCGCCAACGGTGCGCAGACCATCATCGACGAGTTCATCGCCTCGGCCGAGCAGAAGTGGGGCCAGCGCTCGAGCGTTGTGCTGCTGCTGCCGCACGGCTACGAGGGCCAGGGACCCGACCACTCCTCCGCCCGCATCGAGCGCTTCCTGCAGCTGTGCGCTGAGAACAACATGACCGTGGCCCGCCCGTCGACGCCCGCGTCGTACTTCCACCTGCTGCGCCGCCAGGCGTACCAGCGCCCGCGCCGCCCGCTCGTCGTCTTCACGCCGAAGGCGATGCTGCGCCTGCGCGGTGCCTCCAGTGCGGTCTCCGACTTCACGACCGGCGCGTTCGAGCCGGTGATCGACGATGTCCGCATCACCGACAAGGCGGCCGTCAAGCGCGTGCTGTTCATGGCCGGCAAGATCTACTACGACCTGCGCAGCGAGCTGGAGAAGAACCCGAACCCCGAGATCGCCCTGGTGCGCCTCGAGCAGTTCTACCCGCTCCCGGCCGCCGAGTTGAAGGACGTCGTCAGCGAGTACCCGAACGCAGAGCTGTACTGGGTGCAGGACGAGCCGGAGAACCAGGGCGCCTGGCCGTTCTTCTGCCTCGAGACGGCAAAGCTGGGCCACCGCCCGGTCGGCGTCGTGTCGCGCCCGGCATCCGCGTCGCCCGCCGCCGGTTCGGCCAAGCGCCACGCCGCCGAGCAGGCCGAGCTGCTGCGCACCGCGCTGACGCTCGACTAA
- a CDS encoding GuaB1 family IMP dehydrogenase-related protein: MEFYSTAPRHDLTYSDVFLVPSRSAVSSRLDVSLAPNDGTAATIPIVASNMNSVTGPRLAASLARRGGLGVLPQDTPLQQLDEAIRWVKAQSVRFDTPFFFAPEATVADALRQVPAIAGHGIVVHEDGGRYRGCIQAARLATAPPDARLGDLLHGELTALDADDVDTARRAFDLMTAAELEFAPVMHHGAVVGTLSRTSALRSTLYQPAVDADGRLVVAAALGVNGDVAAKAQALAAAGVDVLVLDTAHGHQDAMLRALAVVSDLGLGIPLVAGNVVTADAVGDLVSAGANIIKVGVGPGAMCTTRMMTAVGRPQFSAVLETAEAAAELGAHVWADGGVRYPRDVALALAAGAASVMIGSWFAGTVEAPGLLAEDSAGRLYKESWGMASTKAVKERFERLDAYELARKTLFAEGISSSKIYLDPLRPSIEDLLDMITSGVRSSFSYAGARTVEEFQQRARVGIQSAAGYEEGKALPVSW, encoded by the coding sequence ATGGAGTTCTACAGCACAGCGCCGCGCCACGATCTCACCTACTCGGACGTCTTCCTGGTGCCCAGTCGCTCAGCCGTCAGCAGCCGGCTCGACGTCTCCTTGGCGCCGAACGACGGCACGGCGGCGACCATCCCTATCGTCGCCTCCAACATGAACTCCGTGACCGGCCCGCGACTGGCCGCGTCGTTGGCGCGGCGCGGCGGCCTCGGAGTGCTGCCGCAGGACACACCGCTGCAGCAGCTGGACGAGGCGATCCGCTGGGTCAAGGCGCAGTCCGTGCGGTTCGACACCCCCTTCTTCTTCGCCCCGGAAGCCACCGTCGCCGACGCCCTGCGGCAGGTGCCCGCCATCGCAGGCCACGGCATCGTCGTGCACGAGGACGGCGGCCGCTACCGCGGCTGCATCCAGGCGGCGCGGCTCGCGACGGCCCCGCCCGACGCGCGCCTCGGCGACCTGCTGCACGGGGAGCTCACCGCCCTGGACGCCGACGATGTCGACACGGCCAGGCGCGCCTTCGACCTGATGACCGCTGCCGAGCTGGAATTCGCCCCGGTGATGCACCACGGCGCCGTCGTCGGCACGCTCAGCCGCACCAGCGCGCTGCGCTCCACCCTCTACCAGCCCGCCGTTGACGCCGACGGGCGGCTCGTGGTCGCCGCGGCGCTCGGCGTGAACGGTGACGTCGCCGCCAAGGCGCAGGCGCTGGCCGCAGCCGGCGTGGACGTCCTCGTGCTGGACACCGCGCACGGGCACCAGGACGCCATGCTGCGCGCGCTGGCCGTGGTCAGCGACCTGGGCCTCGGGATCCCGCTGGTGGCCGGCAACGTGGTCACGGCGGATGCCGTCGGCGACCTCGTCTCGGCCGGGGCGAACATCATCAAGGTTGGCGTCGGCCCCGGCGCCATGTGCACCACCCGCATGATGACGGCCGTCGGCCGTCCGCAGTTCTCTGCCGTGTTGGAGACGGCGGAGGCGGCAGCCGAGCTGGGCGCCCACGTCTGGGCGGACGGCGGCGTGCGCTACCCGCGGGATGTCGCGCTCGCCCTGGCGGCGGGTGCGGCATCCGTCATGATCGGCTCCTGGTTCGCCGGCACGGTCGAGGCACCGGGCCTGCTGGCAGAGGATTCCGCGGGCCGGCTGTACAAGGAGAGCTGGGGGATGGCATCCACGAAGGCCGTCAAGGAGCGTTTCGAGCGGCTCGACGCCTACGAGCTGGCGCGCAAGACGCTGTTCGCCGAGGGCATCTCCTCCTCGAAGATCTACCTGGACCCGCTGCGCCCCTCCATCGAGGATCTGCTCGACATGATCACCTCGGGGGTGCGCAGCTCGTTCAGCTACGCCGGCGCCCGCACGGTGGAGGAGTTCCAGCAGCGCGCGCGGGTCGGCATCCAGTCGGCGGCCGGTTACGAAGAGGGCAAGGCGCTCCCAGTGAGTTGGTAG
- a CDS encoding hemolysin family protein translates to MNDWAGLAWLVVLLLGNAFFVAAEFAVISARRSQIEPLAEAGKSSAKTALWAMEHATLMLATSQLGITVCSLLILNVSEPAIHHLLEIPLALTGWSEALIGGVAFAITLVLVSYLHVVFGEMVPKNLSFSVPDRAVLILAPPLVLVARVFKPVIVALNATANGVLRLFGVEPKSETTSTFTLDEVATIVNQSTREGVLRDSNGALSAAFEFTTKKVRDVAVPLASLVSLPFDATPTDLERAVARHGFSRYVMLDEHGEPSGYLHLKDVIDLDLVPDATTPAWDEPVPAKRIRQLASVFEGTDLEDALSAMRRTGAHLARAFDADGQAIGVLFLEDIIEELVGEVQDATRRA, encoded by the coding sequence ATGAACGACTGGGCCGGACTGGCATGGCTGGTCGTCCTTTTGCTCGGCAACGCCTTCTTCGTCGCCGCCGAGTTCGCCGTTATCTCGGCGCGCCGCTCGCAGATCGAGCCGCTCGCCGAGGCAGGCAAGTCCAGCGCGAAGACAGCGCTCTGGGCGATGGAGCACGCCACCCTCATGCTGGCGACCAGCCAGCTGGGCATCACGGTGTGCTCGCTGCTGATCCTGAACGTCTCTGAGCCGGCGATCCACCACCTGCTCGAGATCCCGCTGGCCCTCACCGGCTGGTCGGAGGCGCTCATCGGCGGTGTCGCGTTCGCGATCACCCTGGTGCTGGTCTCGTACCTGCACGTGGTGTTCGGCGAGATGGTGCCGAAGAACCTGTCCTTCTCTGTGCCCGACCGCGCGGTGCTGATCCTGGCCCCGCCGCTGGTGCTCGTTGCCCGCGTGTTCAAGCCGGTGATCGTCGCCCTGAACGCGACCGCGAACGGCGTGCTGCGCCTGTTCGGCGTGGAGCCGAAGAGCGAGACGACGAGCACGTTCACGCTCGATGAGGTGGCCACGATAGTCAACCAGTCCACCCGTGAGGGTGTGCTGCGCGACAGCAACGGCGCCCTGAGCGCCGCGTTCGAGTTCACCACCAAGAAGGTGCGCGATGTTGCCGTGCCGCTGGCGTCGCTGGTGAGCCTGCCCTTCGACGCCACCCCGACCGACCTGGAACGCGCCGTCGCCCGGCACGGCTTCTCGCGGTACGTCATGCTCGACGAGCACGGCGAGCCGAGCGGCTACCTGCACCTGAAGGACGTGATCGACCTCGATCTGGTTCCGGATGCCACGACGCCGGCCTGGGACGAGCCGGTGCCGGCCAAGCGCATCAGGCAGCTGGCATCCGTGTTCGAAGGCACCGACCTCGAAGACGCGCTGAGCGCCATGCGGCGCACCGGCGCCCACCTGGCTCGGGCCTTCGACGCAGACGGTCAGGCGATCGGCGTCTTGTTCCTCGAGGACATCATCGAGGAGCTCGTCGGCGAGGTGCAGGACGCCACCCGGCGCGCCTGA
- a CDS encoding VOC family protein yields MAVLPASDLGRAQAFYKDKLGLEPDPEMSDTGGVVYSVGGHRFLLYETGFAGTAKNTALTLETANLDGTMTEMRGRGVSFEEYDMPGLKTENGVAGIGTERTAWFVDSESNIIAVSERS; encoded by the coding sequence ATGGCAGTGCTTCCCGCGAGCGACCTCGGCCGCGCGCAAGCCTTCTACAAGGACAAGCTCGGCCTGGAGCCCGACCCCGAGATGAGCGACACGGGCGGCGTCGTCTACTCCGTCGGCGGGCACAGGTTTCTGCTCTACGAGACGGGCTTCGCCGGCACGGCGAAGAACACCGCGCTGACCTTGGAGACGGCCAACCTCGACGGCACGATGACCGAGATGCGCGGCCGCGGGGTCTCCTTCGAGGAGTACGACATGCCGGGGCTGAAGACCGAGAACGGGGTCGCCGGCATCGGCACAGAGCGCACAGCCTGGTTCGTCGACAGCGAGAGCAACATCATCGCCGTCTCCGAGAGGAGCTAG
- a CDS encoding ADP-dependent NAD(P)H-hydrate dehydratase: MKTASEWLEWDERRAREWLAVPRAGDDKYSRGVLGVITGSHDYPGAAVLGVEAAMRTGVGMVRYTGPNAVRQQVLARRPEVVGVAGRVQAWLIGSGMSATRRTLILGAELGQAVAQGVPTVLDAGALDLVHEARGAVVLTPHYRELAELLMESARRAGHGAVKVTPAHGGPPHVDQIATQPALWAGRAAQQLGATVLLKGAVTYIAHPDGARFTVTGAPSWLATAGTGDVLGGILGALLATRHRTIAQDPSAVAPIAATAALVHALAARRASQGGPITALDVAGAIPATIAALLTGD, encoded by the coding sequence ATGAAGACCGCGTCGGAGTGGCTGGAATGGGATGAGCGCAGGGCCAGGGAATGGTTGGCCGTGCCTCGCGCCGGAGACGACAAGTACTCCCGCGGCGTGCTCGGTGTGATCACCGGATCGCACGATTACCCCGGCGCGGCCGTGCTCGGCGTTGAGGCCGCGATGCGCACCGGCGTCGGCATGGTGCGCTACACCGGCCCGAATGCCGTGCGCCAACAGGTGTTGGCCAGGCGGCCGGAGGTCGTCGGCGTTGCCGGGCGGGTGCAGGCGTGGCTGATCGGCTCCGGCATGTCAGCGACCAGGCGCACCCTGATCCTCGGTGCAGAGCTCGGCCAGGCCGTCGCGCAGGGGGTGCCGACGGTGCTGGATGCCGGCGCGCTCGACCTCGTGCACGAGGCCCGCGGCGCGGTGGTGCTCACCCCGCACTACCGGGAGCTCGCCGAGTTGCTGATGGAGAGCGCGCGGCGTGCGGGCCACGGAGCGGTGAAGGTCACCCCGGCGCACGGCGGGCCGCCGCATGTCGACCAGATTGCGACCCAGCCTGCGCTCTGGGCCGGCAGGGCGGCGCAGCAACTGGGGGCGACGGTGCTGTTGAAGGGTGCGGTGACCTACATCGCCCACCCCGACGGCGCGCGCTTCACGGTCACCGGGGCGCCCAGCTGGCTGGCCACGGCCGGAACAGGCGATGTGCTCGGCGGCATCTTGGGCGCCCTGCTGGCGACCAGGCACCGCACCATCGCGCAGGACCCGAGCGCTGTCGCCCCGATCGCGGCGACGGCCGCTCTGGTGCACGCGCTTGCCGCCCGCCGGGCCTCGCAGGGCGGCCCCATCACCGCCCTCGATGTGGCCGGCGCCATTCCGGCCACGATCGCCGCGCTGCTCACCGGCGACTAG
- a CDS encoding amino acid ABC transporter ATP-binding protein has translation MTSPGTELEPAVLSMRGIHKSFGDVEVLRGIDLDVRRHEVVALIGASGSGKSTLLRTANLLETIDDGQVFLSGTDISDPRVKLDAVRARIGVVFQHYNLFPHLSVLGNVTLASRTVHRRGKAAAEKHALELLDQIGLADKAREFPDRLSGGQQQRVAIVRAIATDPELLLLDEITSALDPELVGEVLELVRTLAQGGSTIVMATHEMAFARDVAHRVVFLDGGLIVEQGSPEQLLGHPEQERTREFLARFTTPGRTQQLPA, from the coding sequence ATGACCTCCCCCGGTACCGAGCTGGAGCCGGCCGTGCTCAGCATGCGCGGCATCCACAAGTCCTTCGGCGACGTCGAGGTGCTGCGCGGCATCGACCTCGATGTGCGCCGGCACGAGGTCGTCGCCCTGATCGGGGCCAGCGGCTCCGGCAAGTCGACGCTGCTGCGCACCGCGAACCTGCTCGAGACGATCGATGACGGGCAGGTGTTCCTCTCCGGTACCGACATCAGTGACCCGCGCGTCAAGCTCGACGCGGTGCGGGCCCGCATCGGCGTCGTTTTCCAGCACTACAACCTGTTCCCGCACCTCAGCGTGCTCGGCAACGTGACCCTCGCCAGCCGCACCGTGCACCGGCGCGGCAAGGCGGCAGCAGAGAAGCACGCGCTGGAGCTGCTGGACCAGATCGGCCTGGCCGACAAGGCGCGCGAGTTCCCGGATCGGCTCTCCGGCGGGCAACAGCAGCGGGTCGCCATCGTGCGCGCGATCGCCACCGACCCGGAACTGCTGCTGCTCGACGAGATCACGAGCGCGCTCGACCCCGAGCTCGTCGGCGAGGTGCTCGAGCTCGTGCGCACGCTGGCGCAGGGCGGCTCCACGATCGTGATGGCGACGCACGAGATGGCGTTCGCCCGCGATGTCGCCCACCGTGTTGTGTTCCTCGACGGCGGGCTGATTGTCGAGCAGGGCAGCCCGGAGCAACTACTCGGCCACCCGGAGCAGGAGCGCACGCGCGAGTTCCTCGCCCGCTTCACCACGCCGGGGCGCACCCAACAGCTGCCAGCCTGA
- a CDS encoding amino acid ABC transporter permease has protein sequence MSSAVAERIPSQIELDRRLYRRRQNGKSVAVSFASTVVVAILVWVLVVNTPGWAAVQQSFFNLDAAIAAFPRVIAGLWLNIQVLFFAVIGVLIVSMLLALARTVRGPVFFPLRALATGYTDLFRGIPLIIVLYLVGFGVPGLELFPRMPIAFWGTIALILTYSAYVSEVFRAGIEAVHPSQRLAARALGLSHGQAMRKVVLPQAVRKVTPALMNDFVAMQKDVGLISVLGAIDAVRAAQIEVAASYNFTPYVLAGLLFVLLAWPMIRLTDWYSARVRKREQMGSIV, from the coding sequence ATGAGCAGCGCAGTAGCGGAGCGGATCCCGAGCCAGATCGAGCTCGACCGGCGCCTGTACCGGCGACGCCAGAACGGCAAGTCCGTGGCCGTCTCCTTCGCCAGCACCGTGGTCGTCGCGATCCTGGTCTGGGTGCTCGTCGTCAACACGCCCGGCTGGGCGGCCGTGCAGCAGAGCTTCTTCAACCTGGATGCCGCGATCGCGGCGTTCCCGCGGGTGATCGCCGGCCTCTGGCTGAACATCCAGGTGCTGTTCTTCGCCGTGATCGGCGTGCTCATCGTGAGCATGCTGCTGGCGCTGGCCCGTACCGTGCGCGGGCCGGTGTTCTTCCCGCTGCGCGCGCTGGCCACCGGGTATACCGACCTGTTCCGCGGCATTCCACTCATCATCGTGCTCTACCTGGTCGGCTTCGGCGTACCGGGGCTCGAGCTGTTCCCACGCATGCCGATCGCGTTCTGGGGCACCATCGCCCTGATCCTGACCTACTCCGCCTACGTCTCCGAGGTGTTCCGCGCCGGCATCGAGGCCGTTCACCCCTCACAGCGGCTGGCGGCCAGGGCCCTCGGCCTCAGCCACGGCCAGGCCATGCGCAAGGTGGTGCTGCCGCAGGCGGTGCGCAAGGTGACCCCGGCGCTCATGAACGACTTCGTCGCCATGCAGAAAGATGTCGGCCTCATCTCGGTGCTCGGAGCCATCGACGCGGTGCGCGCCGCCCAGATCGAGGTCGCCGCGAGCTACAACTTCACGCCCTATGTGTTGGCCGGCCTGCTGTTCGTGCTGCTGGCCTGGCCGATGATCCGGCTGACCGATTGGTACTCGGCGCGGGTGCGCAAGCGCGAACAGATGGGCAGCATCGTATGA
- a CDS encoding ABC transporter substrate-binding protein, protein MSSRLARTLSIVAASATLLALSACAADAGSGSGAPASEYVTEGAFTVATGEPAYFPWVLDNKPESGEGFEAAVAYAVAAELGFDAKDVVWVRSTFDQAIAPGPKDFDINLQQFSITEERKQTVDFSSPYYETTQAVITVPGSPAEGASSIAELQGLLIGAQTGTTSFQAVESQIAPTQGALAFNSNDDAKLALQNGTVDAIVVDLPTAFYLTGVELEGGSIIGQLPKTAAAGDQFGLVLPKGSPLTEQVTAAVDTLRENGTLDALADKWLAAGADAPLLK, encoded by the coding sequence ATGTCGTCACGCCTCGCCCGCACCCTGTCGATCGTTGCCGCCTCGGCGACGCTGCTCGCGCTGAGCGCGTGTGCCGCCGATGCCGGTTCCGGTTCCGGCGCCCCGGCATCCGAGTATGTGACGGAGGGCGCATTCACCGTCGCCACTGGCGAGCCGGCCTACTTCCCTTGGGTGCTCGACAACAAGCCGGAGTCGGGCGAGGGCTTCGAGGCCGCCGTCGCCTACGCCGTCGCCGCTGAGCTCGGCTTCGACGCCAAGGACGTCGTCTGGGTGCGCAGCACCTTCGACCAGGCGATCGCGCCGGGCCCGAAGGACTTCGACATCAACCTGCAGCAGTTCTCCATCACCGAAGAGCGCAAGCAGACCGTCGACTTCTCCAGCCCGTACTACGAGACGACGCAGGCCGTCATCACCGTTCCGGGCTCCCCCGCCGAGGGCGCCAGCTCCATCGCCGAGCTGCAGGGCCTGCTGATCGGCGCGCAGACCGGCACCACCAGCTTCCAGGCCGTCGAGAGCCAGATCGCGCCGACGCAGGGCGCGCTGGCCTTCAACAGCAACGACGACGCCAAGCTCGCACTGCAGAACGGCACCGTCGACGCCATCGTCGTCGACCTGCCGACCGCGTTCTACCTGACCGGCGTCGAGCTGGAGGGCGGCTCGATCATCGGCCAGCTGCCGAAGACCGCCGCGGCCGGCGACCAGTTCGGCCTGGTGCTGCCCAAGGGCAGCCCGCTCACCGAGCAGGTCACCGCAGCCGTCGACACGCTGCGCGAGAACGGCACGCTTGACGCCCTGGCCGACAAGTGGCTGGCCGCCGGCGCCGACGCTCCCCTGCTGAAGTAG